The following proteins come from a genomic window of Corallococcus sp. NCRR:
- a CDS encoding type VI secretion IcmF C-terminal domain-containing protein has product MDVIKKLIAFIPPKWKPYALLLVALLAIGIPLFLVWRAKRKSAPAGGGAAAPEPLAKNRLRKVREKFLAGLPLRHRVAVRDLPGVVVLGPAGAGKSRLIELDLDWKRQARQFLPSLLSDSLLQVYLGADVVAQELSAQLVEDESPQAREALRRLWKDSFGSGQQALAVLVLDARWLQDTPPDEVRRSAQLLRGKLNLLAEVRGSALETRVCLTHLDEREGYADFAKLLRAHHVPLRFPLPPPGQEPRLGSLLKAQEQYLALGLTALPVESFERLERFYSEGHAPFEALSRFVTALMEGQTLAHAPTLATVSLSSADKDARDPDVLSVSAEASTAKAVHERYLHIHLRRAVLLGLACALPLLAVYGHFAWRLGQARTRVQRFEEMVQRIRDQGQSVSGAAVQEPVVAAGQSLDSLWRAMNTWPLLRYSFTDAREDLRQRLARGIREAHIRPALEKCHRQPDTCRPEQVVYLLATLHGSREEPLGQLVLSSLKTRPNWSFVSEGGEADSPGNVAASEAGRSWVAAVGLNESLVADYVVMSNPPWSAPDTPEASWARWPFPEPLTLEAQLMPWQAHLRRLQDLLANRAVEPRELERLDAELESMQDERRRLQTLLDDSARFSNLPRALELLAASEARVDTSRFRGIPSTLKTVAWINDHREVLTNVLRMEEEAYLGVKAVQKMTVAELLVRDGLWLPGNGPAVLQVPVLQSTFEFRPKDGSRLLHQALLRYHEKTGRLPFGVVEGEEAVASRGGATLAADRLEFDTRLRPLVDEFTTRIKGAGLPVEEVSQRQEHVRRKVNQFAFQYRNRLFQRVSTYRFQAVIPALLAEELSRLTQPSSELVDMLRDVAQGVALEPLDGPFYESLRNAVAPFKPIATVMKPDETGNYTALNPYRALVAQMSDELNAVPRQGVVPAEATASLNGGLATGSAQPANGAARLPELLTPLGRLAFSMMLEDDTSYLRKVDAWLDQQGLIGELRQPFRQPFLAVRELGQREIERTLERQWDDASSRFLRPLLGRYPFTPDASQEVDPGDLEVLRKQDGAFWEFATRVLAPVCEERGSEWVARGALQSRLSLPQGMLPTLGRLSRLARMLWDTEGRPRPLMLQVMPLPLPKAPTQGSFVTLGSLKCGKTTFLAYNQSPSWQEFPLAWWDQQTASLMLEVRAPADQSVQYASLEKSRSAWSCFRLLESSQSTEDPQHRRWSLRARGATSTDGVMDLRFGLKGEPWIPFREVPR; this is encoded by the coding sequence ATGGATGTCATCAAGAAGCTGATCGCCTTCATCCCGCCGAAGTGGAAGCCGTATGCGCTGCTGCTCGTGGCGCTGCTGGCCATTGGCATTCCGCTGTTCCTCGTGTGGCGCGCGAAGCGCAAGAGCGCGCCGGCGGGAGGAGGCGCCGCCGCGCCGGAGCCCCTGGCGAAGAACCGGCTGCGCAAGGTGCGCGAGAAGTTCCTGGCCGGGCTGCCGCTGCGCCACCGCGTGGCGGTCCGCGACCTGCCAGGTGTGGTGGTGCTGGGGCCGGCGGGCGCGGGCAAGTCGCGGCTGATTGAACTGGACCTGGACTGGAAGCGGCAGGCGCGGCAGTTCCTGCCCAGCCTCCTCTCGGACTCGCTGCTCCAGGTGTACCTGGGCGCGGACGTGGTGGCCCAGGAGCTGTCCGCGCAGCTCGTGGAGGACGAGTCGCCCCAGGCGCGAGAGGCGCTGCGCCGGCTGTGGAAGGACAGCTTCGGAAGCGGCCAGCAGGCGCTGGCGGTGCTGGTGCTGGACGCGCGCTGGCTGCAGGACACGCCGCCGGACGAGGTGCGCCGCTCGGCGCAGCTGCTGCGAGGCAAGCTGAACCTGTTGGCGGAGGTCCGCGGGAGCGCGCTGGAGACCCGCGTGTGCCTCACCCACCTGGATGAGCGTGAGGGCTACGCGGACTTCGCGAAGCTCCTGCGCGCGCACCACGTGCCGCTGCGCTTCCCCCTGCCCCCGCCGGGCCAGGAGCCCAGGCTGGGCTCGCTGCTCAAGGCGCAGGAGCAGTACCTGGCGCTGGGCCTGACGGCGCTGCCGGTGGAGTCCTTCGAGCGGCTGGAGCGCTTCTACTCGGAAGGCCACGCGCCCTTCGAGGCGCTGTCGCGCTTCGTGACGGCGCTGATGGAGGGTCAGACGCTGGCGCACGCCCCCACGCTGGCCACGGTATCGCTGTCCTCCGCGGACAAGGACGCCAGGGACCCGGACGTCCTGTCCGTGTCCGCCGAGGCCAGCACGGCGAAGGCGGTCCACGAGCGCTACCTGCACATCCACCTGCGCCGGGCGGTGCTGCTGGGGCTGGCGTGCGCGCTGCCACTGCTGGCCGTGTACGGGCACTTCGCGTGGAGGCTGGGCCAGGCGCGCACCCGCGTGCAGCGCTTCGAGGAGATGGTCCAGCGCATCCGGGACCAGGGGCAGTCGGTGTCCGGAGCCGCGGTGCAGGAGCCGGTGGTCGCCGCGGGCCAGTCCCTGGACTCGTTGTGGCGGGCCATGAACACGTGGCCCCTGCTGCGCTACAGCTTCACCGACGCGCGAGAGGACCTGCGCCAGCGCCTGGCGCGAGGCATCCGCGAGGCCCACATCCGGCCCGCGCTGGAGAAGTGCCACCGCCAGCCGGACACGTGCCGTCCGGAGCAGGTCGTCTACCTGCTGGCCACGTTGCACGGCTCGCGCGAGGAGCCGCTGGGGCAGCTGGTGCTCTCCAGCCTGAAGACGCGCCCGAACTGGAGCTTCGTGTCGGAGGGCGGCGAGGCGGACTCCCCGGGCAATGTGGCCGCGTCGGAGGCGGGGCGCTCGTGGGTGGCGGCGGTGGGTCTGAACGAGTCGCTGGTGGCCGACTACGTCGTCATGAGCAATCCGCCGTGGTCCGCGCCGGACACGCCCGAGGCCAGCTGGGCGCGCTGGCCCTTTCCGGAGCCGCTCACGTTGGAGGCGCAGCTGATGCCGTGGCAGGCGCACCTGCGGCGCTTGCAGGACCTGCTGGCGAACCGGGCCGTGGAGCCGCGCGAGCTGGAGCGCCTGGACGCGGAGCTGGAGTCCATGCAGGACGAGCGCAGGCGGCTCCAGACGCTGCTGGATGACAGCGCGCGCTTCAGCAACCTGCCGCGCGCGTTGGAGCTCCTGGCCGCCTCCGAGGCCCGCGTGGACACCAGCCGCTTCCGGGGCATCCCCTCCACGCTCAAGACGGTGGCGTGGATCAACGACCACCGCGAAGTGCTGACGAACGTGCTGCGCATGGAGGAGGAGGCGTACCTGGGCGTGAAGGCGGTGCAGAAGATGACCGTGGCGGAGCTGCTGGTGCGCGACGGGCTGTGGCTGCCGGGCAACGGCCCCGCGGTGCTCCAGGTGCCGGTGCTCCAGAGCACCTTCGAGTTCCGTCCCAAGGACGGCTCGCGGCTCCTGCACCAGGCGCTCCTGCGCTACCACGAGAAGACGGGGCGCCTGCCCTTCGGAGTGGTGGAGGGCGAGGAGGCCGTGGCGTCGCGGGGCGGAGCAACGCTGGCGGCGGACCGGCTGGAGTTCGACACGCGGCTGCGCCCGCTGGTGGACGAGTTCACCACGCGCATCAAGGGCGCGGGACTCCCGGTGGAGGAGGTGTCGCAGCGCCAGGAGCACGTGCGGCGCAAGGTGAACCAGTTCGCGTTCCAGTACCGCAACCGCCTCTTCCAGCGCGTGTCCACCTACCGCTTCCAGGCGGTGATTCCCGCGCTGCTGGCGGAGGAACTGTCGCGCCTCACGCAGCCGTCCTCGGAGCTGGTGGACATGCTGCGCGACGTGGCGCAGGGCGTGGCGCTGGAGCCGCTGGACGGCCCCTTCTACGAGTCGCTGCGCAACGCGGTGGCGCCGTTCAAGCCCATCGCCACGGTGATGAAGCCAGACGAGACGGGCAACTACACGGCGCTCAACCCCTACCGGGCGCTGGTGGCCCAGATGTCGGACGAGTTGAACGCGGTGCCCCGTCAGGGCGTGGTGCCCGCGGAGGCGACGGCGTCGCTCAACGGAGGCCTGGCCACCGGCAGCGCGCAGCCGGCCAACGGAGCCGCGAGGTTGCCGGAGCTGCTGACGCCGCTGGGGCGCCTGGCCTTCTCGATGATGCTGGAGGACGACACGTCCTACCTTCGCAAGGTGGACGCGTGGTTGGATCAGCAGGGGCTCATCGGAGAGCTGCGGCAGCCCTTCCGCCAGCCGTTCCTCGCGGTGCGAGAGCTGGGACAGCGCGAGATCGAGCGGACCCTGGAGCGGCAGTGGGACGACGCCTCGAGCCGGTTCCTGCGTCCGCTGCTGGGCCGCTATCCGTTCACGCCGGACGCGTCGCAGGAGGTGGACCCGGGAGACCTGGAGGTGCTGCGCAAGCAGGACGGAGCCTTCTGGGAGTTCGCGACGCGGGTGCTGGCGCCGGTGTGCGAGGAGCGAGGCTCGGAGTGGGTGGCGCGAGGCGCGCTCCAGTCGCGGCTGTCGTTGCCGCAGGGGATGCTGCCGACGCTGGGGAGGCTGTCGAGGCTGGCCCGCATGTTGTGGGACACGGAGGGGCGTCCCCGCCCGCTGATGTTGCAGGTGATGCCGTTGCCGCTGCCGAAGGCGCCCACGCAGGGCAGCTTCGTGACGCTGGGATCGCTCAAGTGCGGCAAGACGACGTTCCTCGCGTACAACCAGAGTCCGTCGTGGCAGGAGTTCCCGCTCGCGTGGTGGGACCAGCAGACGGCGTCGCTGATGCTGGAGGTGCGAGCGCCCGCGGACCAGTCGGTGCAGTACGCGTCACTGGAGAAGTCGCGGTCGGCGTGGAGCTGCTTCCGGCTGCTGGAGTCGTCACAGTCCACGGAAGACCCGCAGCACCGCCGTTGGTCATTGAGAGCGCGAGGGGCCACGTCCACGGACGGGGTGATGGACCTGCGCTTCGGGCTCAAGGGTGAGCCCTGGATCCCGTTCCGCGAGGTGCCGCGATGA